Genomic segment of Paenalkalicoccus suaedae:
CAAGTATTTGCGGGTAATGCTCCTGAAAGTGCGACAAATTTAGTGTTGTTAAATGCAGGGGCTGCCTTATATGTAGCTAGAAAGGCCTCCACAATTAAAGCGGGAGTGGCGCAAGCGAAAGAAGCACTCGGAGAACAAGCAATTGCTCATCTTCAGTCAATGAGAGCAGAAAAGGAAGTGCAATCATGACAATATTGGATACGATTGTTGAGAGAAAAAAGCAGGAAGTTCAATTAATAGAGATTCCTTCTGAGCGACTAGTCGAGCGCGAGAGGCTCTCTCTTGTTGATTCGATTAAAAAGAGTCAGCACCCAATGGGAATCATCGCGGAAGTGAAAAAAGCGAGTCCTTCTAAAGGGATACTTGTACAGGATTTTGATCCACTGGCCATTGCAGAAGAATACGAGAAGCTTCAGGTAGCGGGTATTTCGGTGCTGACAGATAAAGATTTTTTCCAAGGGGACGATCGTTATTTAACAGCTATTAAAGAGGCCGTTTCGATCCCTATCTTAAGAAAAGATTTTATTATCGATCATAAGCAAGTCATGCAAGCAGATAGAATTGGATCAGATGCTATTTTGCTCATTGCTGCCATATTAGACGGTACGCAATTAAAAGAGCTTTATGAGCATGCGAGAGAGCTATCTATGGATGTTTTAGTAGAAGTTCACAACGAAGAGGAAATTGAAAAAGTAGTAACTCACATTAAGCCAGAGCTAATTGGCGTGAACAATCGAAACTTAAAAACCTTTGAAACAAGCTTAGCAAATTCAGAACGTTTAAAGCCTTACTTGCCGAAGGATGCTCTTTTTATCAGTGAGAGCGGAATAGCAACGTCTAGCGATACAGCCTTTTTAAATCAAATTGGAGTCGATGGACTATTAGTAGGCGAAGGGTTTATGAAAAGCGACAATAAGCACGAGTTCCTTAAAGCGTTGTTTGGTGATCAGTCATGACTGATCTCAAATACTGTGGAATGCGTTCAGAAATAGATTACCAGAAGGCCATGAAAACAAAAGCAGATTATCTTGGATTTATTTTTGTGAAAAGTAAGCGTCAGGTTGATCCGAACGACGTACGTAATTGGGTCAATACACACGGACGCCATGGTAAAAAGCTAGTCGGGGTGTTTGTAAATGAAGATATTGAATCAATTGTAAACACGGCAAACGTAGCTCAGTTAGACGGTTTGCAGTTGCATGGAACAGAGGACGTTAAAACGGTAAGGGCCCTTAAAGAGCAAACGGACTGCTTTATTATTAAAACGATCCATCATAATAAAGATGCCTTAAAGACGATGGCAGCGTATAACGATCTTGTCGACATCTTTTTAGTAGACACAAAAACAGAGACAGAGTGGGGTGGCTCTGGTATCTCCTTTGACTGGAAAGCTATTCCTTCATACAAGGAGCAAGCTAAAACGCAGGATACGCCACTTTTTGTAGCTGGCGGTATCACCCCAGATAATGTGAACGACTTAATGTCTTTTAAACCTGATGGCATTGATGTTTCGTCAGGTATTGAATCAGCAGCGTCAAAAGATGAAAGGAAGATGAAAAAAATGGCAGAATCAGTCAAGAAAACGTATCAAGCACCAGACCATTTAGGTCGCTTTGGTGATTTTGGTGGTAAATATGTTCCTGAAACACTGATGTACGCGCTTGAAGAGCTTGAAGAAGCATATAAGGAAGCGCAACAGGATGAGTCATTTAAACAAGCCTTAATCAAAGAGCTGTATGAATATTCTGGTCGTCCTACGGCGATGACATATGCAGAAAGACTGTCCGAACATTACGGTGGAGCGCAAATTTACTTGAAGCGAGAGGATCTTAATCATACAGGTGCTCACAAAATCAATAATGCGCTAGCTCAGGGACTTTTAGCGATGCGTATGGGAAAGAAACAGATTATCGCTGAAACAGGAGCTGGTCAGCACGGTGTAGCATCTGCGACAGTTGCCGCAAGGTTTGGACTGAGCTGTAAGGTATTTATGGGAGCAGAAGATATTCGTCGCCAAGAGCTTAACGTATTTCGTATGAGACTATTAGGAGCGGAAGTAATAGAAGTACAATCAGGCGGTAAAACGTTAAAGGATGCTACAAATGAAGCAATTCGCCACTGGGTTGCAAATGTAGAAGATACATTTTATCTGATTGGAAGTGCAGTAGGCCCTCATCCATATCCAATGATGGTTCGTGACTTTCAAAGTGTGATTGGGGAAGAGAGTATTGCGCAGATGAAGCGTATGATTGGCCGTTTGCCTGATGAGGTAGTTGCATGTGTTGGTGGAGGAAGTAACGCAATCGGGATGTTCCACCCATTCATTAACTATGACGATGTCGCGTTAACTGGCATTGAGGCTGCTGGTAAAGGTGTTGACACAACCGAACATGCAGCAACGTTAACAAGAGGTCGTAAAGGTGTCTTACACGGATCACTTTCTTACCTTCTGCAAGACGAAAATGGGAATATAACAGAGCCTTACTCCATTTCAGCAGGACTTGATTATCCAGGTATAGGTCCTGAGCATGCACACCTTCGTGATATTAAGCGAGTTAACTATGAATCCGTCACAGATGATGAAGCAATGAAAGCATTAAAAGACCTTTGTGAGCTTGAAGGTATTTTACCAGCAATCGAAACAGCGCATGCACTAGCATATGTAGAAAGACATGCTAAAACGATGTCGAAAGACGATGTATTACTCGTTTGTCTCTCTGGACGAGGAGATAAAGACGTGATGACGATTCAAGAGACATTGGAGGCAGATAAGGGATGAACCGTTTAAAACAAGATGCTTTTCAATCTAAAAAAGAACGTTTTGTACCATATATTATGAGCAGTGACCCGTCTTATGAGGCTTCCATCGATATTGCGTTAACGCTTGAAGAAGCAGGCGTTGACGCAATTGAGTGGGGCGTACCATTTAGTGATCCACTAGCTGATGGACCAGTTATTCAAGAGGCCGGTGATCGTGCTCGTAAAGCAGGCGGTGGTCTGCGTCGGGCAGTTGAAGGAGCAAAAGAAGCACGCGCAAAAGGATTAACGGTTCCGCTTGTCCTATTCACGTACATTAACCCTGTATTATCTGTTGGTTTTAAAGAGGTAATAGAGCTAATGGAGGACGCAGATATGGATGGGATTTTAATTCCTGATCTTCCTTTTGAGGAGAGCGAGGAATTACGTGCACTATGTAATGAGAAAGGGATTTCGTTAATTTCATTAGTTGCACCAAGCTCTAAAAATCGGATGGAGAAAATTAGTCGTCTTGGCGATGGATTTATTTATTACGTGACTTCCCTAGGTGTTACAGGTACGAGAGAGAGTTTTGCTGAGGAGCTTTCCGAGTCTATCCAAAAGTTACGCGACGTTGCTTCCGTTCCTGTGCTTGCTGGATTTGGTATATCCACCCGTGAGCACGTCCAGCACTTCCAATCGATCGCCGACGGCGTCATTGTAGGTAGTGCCTTAGTGCGCTTTATTTCAGAGCGTGAGGATACCCTATTACAAGCAAATCGGGAAAAACCTTTGCAGGAGATTAAATCATTTATTGAAGAGCTTTGCTCTTAGTATAGAGGAGGAATTGTCTTGAAGATTAAATCAACGCTCCACGGTCTAACCCCATATCAACCTGGGAAGCCGATGGAGGAAGTAAAGCGCGAGCTTGGTCTTGATGAAGTAGTTAAGCTTGCTTCAAATGAAAATCCATACGGTGCTTCAGATAGCGTCCAAGCAGCGATTCAAGAAGCAGTATCTTCTATTGCTATTTATCCAGATGGTGGAGCGGCAAAACTCCGTCAAAAAGTGGCGGAGCTTCACAATATTGACGAGCAACAGATTATTTTTGGGAATGGCTCGGATGAAGTCATCCTTATTCTATGTCGTGCATTATTAAGTGCTGGTGATTCGATTGTGACGGCTACACCGACGTTTCCCCAATATAAGCATAACGCCGTTATTGAGGGGGCGAATGTGATCGAAGTGCCCTTAGTAAATGGAACGCATGATTTAGATGCGATGTACGATGCGATTGATGAGACGACTAAAATTGTTTTTGTTTGTAATCCTAATAATCCATCAGGAACGTATGTGAACGAAGAGGCGTTTATGTCCTTTTTAAAGCGTGTCCCTAAAGACGTTTTAGTAGTGAGTGATGAGGCGTATGAAGAGTACGTCACTGCAGAGGACTACCCCGACACAATTCCTCTAATCAAGAACTATGATAATTTGATGGTATTACGCACTTTTTCGAAAGCGTATGGCATTGCATCGCTACGAGTTGGTTATGGTGTTGCGAATGCAAGTTTTATACAAGGGATTGAACCAGGTCGTGAGCCGTTTAATACGAATAGTATCGCGCAGGCAGCAGCACTTGCAGCTTTAGATGACCAAGATTTCATTGCGGATTGTAAGGTTAAAAACAAAGAAGAGCTAGAGCTGTTTGAAGCATTTTGTGAGGATAACGGATTTCCGTATTATCCGTCTCAAACGAACTTTCTCTTGTTTAGTGTGAACAAGCCAGGTGGAGAGGTATTTGATTACTTACTGCGCAAAGGCTTCATCGTTCGTAACGGAGAGGCTTTAGGATTCCCTTCCTATGTTCGAGTAACGCTCGGCACAAAAGAGCAAAATGAGCGCATTCGATCACTATTAACAGATTGGCTACTTTAGGAGGATTCACGTGAGTAAACAAATTGCATTAATTGGACTTGGTTTAATAGGGGGGTCTCTTGCTCTAGCAATTAAGAGCGGACTCCCTAAAGCACAAATCAAGGGCTTCGATATTGATCAAAACTCTGTCAAGCTCGCTTCGACTCTGCAAATTATCGACGAGCAGGCAGAATCTCTTGAAGATGCTGTGAGAGATGCAGATATTATTATTTTAGCTGCTCCTGTAGAGAGCACGATTAAGTTGATTCAGCAACTAGAGACGCTACCGCTTCAAGCTGGTGCCATTGTGACAGACGTTGGAAGTACAAAAGAAACGGTTGTCGTTGCGGGTAATAAACTGCAATCAAAAGGAGTCTTTTTTATCGGAGGTCATCCGATGGCAGGCTCTCATAAAACAGGCGTTGAAGCATCGATTGAACGCCTATTCGAGAATGCCTATTACGTATTAACGCCAGCAGAAGGCGTGCCTGATAATAAGCTTATTCAGCTACAAAACGTGTTAAAGGGGACAAAAGCAAAATTTATTCAGTTAGAGCCAGCCTCGCATGATCGATTTGCTGGGCTCATCAGTCATTTCCCACATATCGTTGCATCTGCTCTCGTTCATCACGTGGCAAAAGCAGGCGATGAAGATCCATTGATTACGCAGCTTGCAGCTGGTGGATTTAGAGACATCACGCGGATTGCGTCTGCTTCTCCAACGATGTGGCGAGATATACTCATGCACAATAAAGAGCAACTACTCCCAATGATTCAAGAGTGGAATGCTATTATGAAGAACGTCGAGGACATGCTACATACGGATGATGATGAAGCTATTTATGCCTTTTTTGCCGATGCAAAGGATGTTCGTGATAACTTACCATCTAAGAAAAAAGGGGCTATGCTTCCTTTTTATGATTTATATGTAGACATTCCTGACCATCCTGGCGTTATTTCGGATGTTACAGCAATATTAGCTAAGGCGAGTATTAGCATTACCAACATTCGAATTATTGAAGCACGCGAAGGCATAATGGGGGCATTAAGACTTAGCTTCCGTTCTGAAGAAGATTTAACTGTCGCAAAACAACAATTAGAAGAGCACGCATATGAAGCGTACGATGTACAGTAAGAGGAGGCGTCTATGGAGAAGGTGATTTATCAAGCGAAAAAGCCCCTACAAGGGACAGTGGTGACTCCTGGAGACAAGTCGATCAGCCATAGATCGGTTATGTTTGCGGCCATCGCGGAGGGCACATCGGAGATTACGGGCTTTCTCCGAGGTCAAGACTGCTTAAGCACGATTTCATGTATGAGACAGCTAGGTGTAAAAATTGAAGAGACTGAGGATAAAATAATTGTCCACGGGAAAGGCGTTCATGGCTTAACAGAACCAAAAGAAATATTAGACGTTGGTAATTCAGGGACGACGATCCGACTTCTCTCTGGAATTTTAGCAGGTCAACCTTTTGCGTCTATGTTAATTGGGGATGATTCCATTGCAAAACGACCTATGAGAAGAGTCACAGGACCGTTAAAAATGATGAACGCAACGATTGACGGTAGAGATTATGCAAACTTAACGCCAATTGCTATTCGAGGTGGCAGTTTACAAGGGATGTCGTATGTATCTCCTGTTGCTAGTGCGCAGGTGAAGTCTGCCATTTTACTAGCAGGTCTTTATGCAAATGGCACGACGACAGTTGCTGAACCTCATAAGTCACGAGATCATACGGAAAGAATGTTGCAAGCTTTTGGAGTCGATGTCACTTCTTCGGAGCTTTCGGCATCCATTCAAGGTGGACAAAAGCTTACTGCGACTAATGTGCACGTTCCTGGAGACGTATCTTCTGCTACATTTATGCTCGTTGCGGCTGCTATTGTACCTGATAGTGATGTTACTCTTACTAATGTAGGGTTAAATCCAACGAGATCAGGTATTATTGATGTGCTCGAGCGTATGGGGGCGTCCCTTACATTTTCTAACGAAAAGACGGTGGGGGGAGAGCCAGTGGCGGATATTCGAATTCGCTATCAGGAGCTAACCTCGACAACCGTTGAGGGAGCGGAAATTCCTCGGTTGATTGATGAGATTCCTGCTATTGCGCTGTTAGCAACGCAAGCGAAAGGGACTACCGTGATTAAAGACGCAGAAGAACTAAAAGTAAAGGAAACGAATCGGATCGATACGGTTGTTTTACAGCTCCAGAAGCTCGGTGCGTCGATTGAAGCGACGGATGATGGTATGATCATCCATGGTGGGGAATCGTTGCACGGTGGAAGCGCAGAGAGCTATCACGATCATCGTATCGGCATGACTATGGCTCTCGCTGGTCTCATCTCAGAGAATCCAGTGTCTGTTTCAGGAACAGATGCGATTGCAGTCTCCTATCCAAATTTCTTCACTCATTTAGAAGAACTCCAAGGAGATTCATGATTCATTGCCTATCAGACGAAAATCTGGTAGGCTTTTGTGCGCAGAGATATTTGAGGAGGCTATAAGTAATGAATGAAAAAGTAGCACGCATCGTGAAAATGATAGAAGACGGCCAGCATGAAAAAGGCCTTCAAGATTTAGCGGCTTATGTAAAAGAAGCTGATGATGAAACGAGACGAGATATAGCAGAGCTTTATTTCCAGCTAGGTTTAGTCGATAAGGCGCTTGAGATCACAGAGGAACTCATGTTCTCTTATCCGGATAATGGAGAGCTGTTTGCGTTTGCCTCAGAGTGCTACATTGAGCTAGGTAAAGAGCAGGAAGCACTAGATATGCTAAATGAAATTAAAAAAGATGGTCCTGCATTTTTACAGGCGCAACTATTACTTGCAGACCTATATGAAAGTCAAGGACTAGAAGAGGTTGCCGAACAAAAGCTGTTAGAAGCAATCAAGCAGTTGCCGAATGAGGTTGTATTATTATATGGATTAGGTGAATTCTATCTAAATCGAGGCGATTTTAAGCAGGCGATCTCTTATTACAAGCGAGTGATTCATCAGGACGATTTAAGTGATCTACCTGTTGATCCTCGCATTCGACTGGCAGAAGCGTTTAGCGCCACGGGTCAATTTGAAGAAGCGCTCGATTATTATAAAAAAGGTCTTCAAGAAGAGCGTACGACAGAGGCTATGTACGGGTATGGTGTCACAGCTATGCAGCTAGAGGATTACGAAACGGCAATTGATGCGTTTACCGTTGTACTAAAGCAGGATCCTGACTTTACGACTGCTTATGCCAACCTAGGTAAGGCTTACATGGCTATTAAGAAATGGGAGGACGCTCAGGAGACATTTGAAGAAGGCTTACGTCGCGATGAATACAATGAGAGCTTGTATTTGGAGCTTGCTAGACTCTTGCTTTCTCAAGGGCATGGAGAAGACGGACAAGTCTTTTTAGAGAAGGTAATAGCACTCAATCCATCGAACTTGTCAGCTGTGACGGAAGCGTTGCGCTACTATGATGACGTTGAGGATTATGATGCGATGCTTGACCTCGTTCGTTTTTTAGATGATTACAATGAGTTTGATCCGCTGTTTGAACGATATCGTGCTAAAGCACTTTACGAAGCGGATGATATCACTGGTGCTATTCAAGCCTATGATATTGCTATAGCTGAACTCGCTGAAGAGGTAACTCTTTACGAAGAGGCTTATCCTGTTTATTTTGCTAACGGTCAAAGAGAAAAAGCGCTAGAGCTACTTCGAAAAATAGTCGTGTTAGATCCAGAGCGAGAGGATATAGCTATGAGGATTGAAGATTTAGAGCAAGAAAGTTGAAACGTTTGCAGGATATTGAGCGTGAATGTAGAATAAGTATAACAACCGATAAATGTTAAGAAACTTTTTCGCTCGAATCTGACTTATCAAGGGAGGGGTCGTGATGAATAGTCCAATTCCAGTAATGGAGAAAAGGGACTTTCTAAAGTGGTTCCTAGAAAAGTACCAGCTAAAGCGACGAGAGTGTGCATGGCTTTTAAACTTTTTAATGAGTGACGACATCTTAATGGAGCGCGTGCATTTTGTTGAACAAGCAGAGTTTTGCCCAAAAGCGCTCATGATTTCCGCTAACAACGTGGATCAAGTTCCGTTTGCGTTTCACAAAAATCAGCACGTGACAATGGATGCGGAAAAGTCCTTTCATGATATTCGGTTAAATAGAAATGAAGATATTTATATCCAGCTAAACTTCAAAGATAAGCATGCACTACCCCAATATGTTGCGGTGCTTGAGGAGAATCCTTATCTTCCGGCTAATGTTGCTGAAGAAACGGTTCAGAGTTTACTTGCAGAAATGGTACTCGATGAATCGATTCGACATAAGCAGTTAACGGAGCTTTCTCTTCAAATCGACCTTGCGTTAGAGCACGGAGATAAAGCGCGCTTCTTGGAACTATCAAAACAATATTCGGAGCTAAAAGCCCTGTACTCTTAGGGCTTTTCTTTTTTGGAGGTCTAAAAGATGAAGTGGATCGAATCGGATTATAAGACATTTGTAAAGGCAAAAGAATATGTGGATACTGTCATTATTCCACTTATTCCGGTAGAGGCAGGTCGCAATCAAGCGGACAGTGTTAGAATGAGCGAGTTTACAGGCTTTTTAACAGACTATCTAGAGCGACAGTTTATGGGGAGGCTATTGTTAACCCCTGCGTTCACGTATTTACCTACAGAAGAGAAAGATGCCTTGCAAAAGCGGGCTGAAAGCTTTGCTTCGCATTTTAAAGATGCATCCTTACCTCACGTCTTTTTTGTGACAGCTGATATGGCATGGCGCCATCTTATTGAGCCTGAAGTTGGAGAGCTAATTTGGATTCCATCATTCTCTGTAGCTGATATGGAAGCGGCTAAAAGACAACAAGCGTTTGAACAACAGGCGAAGCAAATAATCCCTTTATTTACGGAAAAATGGAACGACACGAAATAGACATTATTCTTGCAAAATGTTTTCCCGGATTATATTGACAGCCCGTGTTTTGTTAAGCTATCATTAAATAGTCTTAGTATGATAAATTATAAAAATGTGTGTAGAAACGGTAGTGAGGAGGGAAGGTCGTGAGCGAGAAAAAGCATCGGGTATCTAGACGCCAATTTTTAACCTATACACTTACAGGTGTAGGCGGTTTCATGGCAGCAGGAATGCTCGCTCCAATGGTCAGAATGGCATTGGATCCAGCGCTTGAGGCAGGTGGAGATTCAGAATTTGTTTCTATCGGTCTAAGCGAAGCTGACTTAACAGAAGAACCACAACGAGTAGATTTCTCCGTAGAATTAGAGGACGGTTGGTATACTTCTGAACAATCAAGATCTGCATGGGTATTCCTAAATGAAGGGGAAGTCATGGCTCTGTCTCCTGTTTGTACACATCTAGGATGTACAGTGGATTGGAACACAAGTCCGGAAAACCAAGATCAGTTCTTCTGTCCATGTCACTTTGGACGATTCGAACGAGATGGTACGAACGTTCCGGGGACACCACCAACGCGTCCATTGGATGTGTATGATGTAGAGGTTCGAGATGGAATGATTTACTTAGGACAAATTAATCAGCGTTAAGGGGGGCCAAATAATGCTTCAGAAAGTGTATGACTGGGTGGACGAGCGGCTTGATATTACCCCATTATGGCGCGATATTGCAGACCACGAAGTTCCTGAGCACGTGAACCCTGCCCATCATTTTTCAGCGTTCGTTTATTGTTTTGGTGGCTTGACATTTTTCGTCGTAGTTATCCAAATTTTATCAGGTATGTTTTTAACTATGTACTACGTACCAGATATCGTGCACGCACACGAGTCGGTATATTACTTACAAAATGAAGTAACTCACGGGATGATTGTACGGGGAATGCACCATTGGGGTGCCAGTCTCGTTATCGTAATGATGTTCTTGCATACACTGCGTGTATTCTTTACAGGATCATATAAAAAACCACGTGAGCTTAACTGGGTTGTCGGTGTTCTATTATTCTTCGTAATTTTAGGACTAGGCTTCACAGGATACCTTCTACCATGGGATATGAAGGCTTACTTTGCAACGGTAGTAGGACTTGAAATCGCAGAAGCAGCTCCATTTGTTGGTGGATTTGCTAGAACACTTCTAGCAGGTGGCGATATTATCGGTGCTCAAACACTTGCACGATTCTTTGCGATTCACGTGTTCTTCTTACCAGGAGCACTACTCGGATTACTTGGAGCTCACTTCATTATGATCCGTAAGCAAGGTATCTCAGGTCCGTTGTAAGAGCTATTCATCACATGATAAGGAGGGAACATTATGCATCGCGGTAAAGGTATGAAGTTCGTTGGAGATTCGCGTGTCTCAGCTGAGCGTAAGCCGAATATTCCAAAGGACTATTCTGAATATCCAGGTAAAACAGAGGCGTTTTGGCCAAACTTTTTACTTCGTGAGTGGATGGTAGGTGCCGTATTCTTAATCGGGTTCCTAATCCTTACTGTTGCACACCCTGCGCCATTACAGGCTGTAGCGGATCCAACAGTTTCCGGGTATATTCCACTTCCTGACTGGTATTTCTTATTCTTGTATCAACTATTAAAGTATGAATTTGCTGCAGGTCCATACACAGTTATGGGAGCAGTTGTTATTCCAGGTATTGCATTTGGTGCGTTATTACTCGCTCCATGGCTTGACACAAGTAAGGAGAGACGTCCTCACAAACGTCCGATTGCTTCTGGTCTTATGCTACTTGGTGTTATTTCTATCATTTTCTTAACTTGGGAGTCAGTAGACCAGCATGACTGGGAAGCTGCTGCTAATATCGGACAGCTTGATGAATCTGGTGTTGAAATAGATGAAGCAGCTGCCGGCTATGAGATTTACCAGACACAAGATTCTTGTATCGGGTGTCACGGTGGTGACATGATGGGTGGCGCAGCCGGTCCTAACATGTTCCAAAGTGATTATTCTACTGAAGAAGTTATCGACATTATCGTAAACGGCCAAGGCGCTATGCCAGGCGGTCAATTCGATGGCTCTGATGAAGAATTAGAAACACTTGCTGCATTCATCGCTAATGATGGCCAACAGCCTGAAGGCGAAGGCGGCGGTGGCGGAGAAGCTGAAGAAGGCGGCGAGGGCGAAGAAGATGCCGATGCCAATGCTAACGAAGAAGCGAACGCTAACGAATAATTAAAGGTTTATGGGGCTATTCTACATTCTATGTAGGATTGCCCTTTTTTACTACTTAAGAATCGAGGCTAGTTATGGGCGAATTTATTTTGTACATATTAAGACAACGAATCTTCTTGCTAGTACTTTTTATAGTGAATTTTTTAGGAACGATTTATGGCTATTACTGGTATGAGAATCAACTCATGGCGACGCCGCCTCAATTTTTACTATTTGTGCCAGATAGTCCAACGGCGAGTCTCTTTATTACTATTGCAATCGGATTCTTTTTGTTCGGTAAAAGGTGGCCGTTTATCGAAGCTTTTGCAGCAGTCACCTTAATAAAATATGGGCTGTGGGCCGTCGCAATGAATTTAGGAGCTCAAGCTACTGGCACACCTTTGAGCCTAGTTAGCTGGATGCTAATCCTAAGTCACGCAGGGATGGCTCTTCAAGCATTTCTATACATGCCTTATTTTAGAATCAAGCCAATTCACCTTGTATTAGTTGCTATTTGGACATTATTTAATGACTTTATTGATTACTATTTCGATATGCATCCGTGGGTAGCAAGGTCCCTTGAGCCCTTCATGACAGAAATTGCGGTGTTTACTGTATCTCTAAGTATCTTTTCCTTACTTAGCGTTTATTTACTTAATAAGTATCTTCCTAAAGTTGATCTCAGATAGCATGTCTAACCCTCCTATTTTGCTCATATGGATAAGCAAGATAGGAGGCGAAGACTGTGAAATTTATTATCGGATTCATCCTTTTAGTATCCAGTATGTATCCTTTACCATATACCTATGCGATGCAAGAATCTGAGCAAGACTTTAGTTTTCTTGAGGATAGCGCCAAACGCATTGTACAAGCTATCGACGAAGAGGACTACATACGTGCAAGAGAATCTATTCTTTTATTTGAAAATCAATTTGAAGAAATGAGCCCCAAATTACCGATTCAAACCCTGCATATTCTGATTAGAGAAGAGAGAGCTTTGAAAGAAGAGCTCTCAAAAGCGAATACGGGAAATTTGGATAAAACTAAGGCCTATTCTTTTCTCTTAGTTGTACAAGCTATTAATGGTGATCAAGCCTACAAAGAGCAATTGAAACTTTTATATGAGGATGTCCGTAGTAGTATAAAGAATTCTAATGAGGATATTAATAATGCTTTTAAAAAAGCAAAAGCTCGATACAATGTAACAAAAAGTGTTTTTGAGCTATGCTTGTCAGAAGAAGAATTTTATCCACTGAAGGCTCTTGCTGAAAGGTATTTCACGACTCCTACCGATTTACATGTAGCGAAGCAGTTAGAAGGTCATTTAAAAGAGATTGTATATGACCAAAAAAGGAACGAAGGAATTTTATTCGTTATTTATTTGGTCACGATTTCTATCCTCTCTTCCATGACATATGTCAGCTATAAAAAACTCAAGGTTGAGCGTGAAGAGAAGCTAAAAAAGCCTGTTAGAAGGCGGATTCGTTGACACCTTTCAAAAGTTTGACTAAAATTGATCATAAGGAATAGTAAGAGGAGGAATGTACCCATGTTTGAAACATTTGGAGGCTTTTTAATTTATTTTGCGGCCCTATTAATTATCCCAATGTGGGCTAGTTCGCGCGTTAAAAATACGTATCGTAAATATTCTCAAATACAGGCTTCTTCGGGTATGACTGGAGCAGATGTGGCGAGAAAAATATTACAAGATAATGGTATATATGATGTTACTGTTGAGCCAGTGAAAGGACAGCTTACTGATCATTATGACCCACGTAAGAAGGCTGTACGTTTATCGGAAGCGAATTACTATGGTCGATCGGTAGCAGGAGCAGCTGTCGCTGCGCACGAGGTTGGCCACGCCATGCAGGATGCAGAAGACTATAGTTTTCTTCGCTTTCGCCATGCGTTAGTTCCTGCAGCAGGATTTGGATCAAATACATCCATTTTCTTAATTATGGGTGGAATTCTCTTTACGATCTCAGAGCTTGTGCTACTCGGTGTCATTTTTATGTCCTTCGCGGTACTATTCCAGCTTGTTACATTGCCGGTAGAATTCAATGCATCTAGCAGAGCGATGGGACAAATGGTATCCTCAGGTGTTATTCGAAATGATGAGGAACGTGAAACGAAAAAGGTACTAGATGCTGCGGCATTAACG
This window contains:
- a CDS encoding tetratricopeptide repeat protein, producing MNEKVARIVKMIEDGQHEKGLQDLAAYVKEADDETRRDIAELYFQLGLVDKALEITEELMFSYPDNGELFAFASECYIELGKEQEALDMLNEIKKDGPAFLQAQLLLADLYESQGLEEVAEQKLLEAIKQLPNEVVLLYGLGEFYLNRGDFKQAISYYKRVIHQDDLSDLPVDPRIRLAEAFSATGQFEEALDYYKKGLQEERTTEAMYGYGVTAMQLEDYETAIDAFTVVLKQDPDFTTAYANLGKAYMAIKKWEDAQETFEEGLRRDEYNESLYLELARLLLSQGHGEDGQVFLEKVIALNPSNLSAVTEALRYYDDVEDYDAMLDLVRFLDDYNEFDPLFERYRAKALYEADDITGAIQAYDIAIAELAEEVTLYEEAYPVYFANGQREKALELLRKIVVLDPEREDIAMRIEDLEQES
- the aroA gene encoding 3-phosphoshikimate 1-carboxyvinyltransferase gives rise to the protein MEKVIYQAKKPLQGTVVTPGDKSISHRSVMFAAIAEGTSEITGFLRGQDCLSTISCMRQLGVKIEETEDKIIVHGKGVHGLTEPKEILDVGNSGTTIRLLSGILAGQPFASMLIGDDSIAKRPMRRVTGPLKMMNATIDGRDYANLTPIAIRGGSLQGMSYVSPVASAQVKSAILLAGLYANGTTTVAEPHKSRDHTERMLQAFGVDVTSSELSASIQGGQKLTATNVHVPGDVSSATFMLVAAAIVPDSDVTLTNVGLNPTRSGIIDVLERMGASLTFSNEKTVGGEPVADIRIRYQELTSTTVEGAEIPRLIDEIPAIALLATQAKGTTVIKDAEELKVKETNRIDTVVLQLQKLGASIEATDDGMIIHGGESLHGGSAESYHDHRIGMTMALAGLISENPVSVSGTDAIAVSYPNFFTHLEELQGDS
- a CDS encoding DUF2487 family protein; translation: MKWIESDYKTFVKAKEYVDTVIIPLIPVEAGRNQADSVRMSEFTGFLTDYLERQFMGRLLLTPAFTYLPTEEKDALQKRAESFASHFKDASLPHVFFVTADMAWRHLIEPEVGELIWIPSFSVADMEAAKRQQAFEQQAKQIIPLFTEKWNDTK
- the qcrB gene encoding menaquinol-cytochrome c reductase cytochrome b subunit gives rise to the protein MLQKVYDWVDERLDITPLWRDIADHEVPEHVNPAHHFSAFVYCFGGLTFFVVVIQILSGMFLTMYYVPDIVHAHESVYYLQNEVTHGMIVRGMHHWGASLVIVMMFLHTLRVFFTGSYKKPRELNWVVGVLLFFVILGLGFTGYLLPWDMKAYFATVVGLEIAEAAPFVGGFARTLLAGGDIIGAQTLARFFAIHVFFLPGALLGLLGAHFIMIRKQGISGPL
- a CDS encoding ReoY family proteolytic degradation factor: MNSPIPVMEKRDFLKWFLEKYQLKRRECAWLLNFLMSDDILMERVHFVEQAEFCPKALMISANNVDQVPFAFHKNQHVTMDAEKSFHDIRLNRNEDIYIQLNFKDKHALPQYVAVLEENPYLPANVAEETVQSLLAEMVLDESIRHKQLTELSLQIDLALEHGDKARFLELSKQYSELKALYS
- a CDS encoding ubiquinol-cytochrome c reductase iron-sulfur subunit, producing the protein MSEKKHRVSRRQFLTYTLTGVGGFMAAGMLAPMVRMALDPALEAGGDSEFVSIGLSEADLTEEPQRVDFSVELEDGWYTSEQSRSAWVFLNEGEVMALSPVCTHLGCTVDWNTSPENQDQFFCPCHFGRFERDGTNVPGTPPTRPLDVYDVEVRDGMIYLGQINQR